In Corynebacterium aquatimens, one genomic interval encodes:
- a CDS encoding DUF5926 family protein, giving the protein MAKRNRKDRKQTDVPEGMSRRQAKLAARAAEREAFQKDPRPFAGFASETDLVALQEFVPSATTTVTVRGEIPVHVVTVLPGAGAALRRPEEEGGDRFVALQVQAHSHNPHKDLAYALNWVADAAPGETLVSTIADGNQPELKDLVDPSVELEITEHEDFNWWFAQSGDAAGDRPAGLNPQLAQALNNANAAIVPSTKVPTGPGVAGSAWWVNPGGGKAHIRWVRPDDNEAQLLNALARIAARGELNLGEGTKLAGTFRTHGLVVPVFDLDPEVAPDTYVADLQRLNAEIEKEYANDAQLSADERKQLENIKSRQVTI; this is encoded by the coding sequence ATGGCTAAAAGGAACCGCAAAGATCGCAAGCAGACGGATGTGCCGGAGGGCATGAGTCGTCGTCAAGCGAAGCTAGCTGCACGCGCCGCAGAGCGCGAGGCTTTCCAGAAAGACCCTCGGCCCTTTGCGGGCTTCGCTTCGGAGACCGACCTGGTTGCGCTGCAGGAGTTCGTGCCGTCCGCGACCACGACGGTCACCGTTCGCGGGGAAATCCCCGTCCACGTCGTCACCGTCCTGCCGGGCGCGGGCGCTGCTTTGCGACGACCGGAGGAAGAAGGCGGCGACCGCTTCGTAGCGCTGCAGGTCCAAGCGCATTCCCACAACCCGCACAAAGACTTGGCGTATGCGCTGAACTGGGTGGCCGATGCCGCGCCGGGCGAGACCTTGGTGTCCACTATCGCTGACGGCAACCAGCCGGAGCTGAAAGACCTGGTGGACCCGTCGGTCGAACTGGAGATCACGGAGCACGAGGACTTCAACTGGTGGTTTGCGCAGTCAGGCGATGCGGCGGGGGACAGGCCGGCTGGGCTGAACCCGCAGCTGGCGCAGGCGCTGAACAACGCGAACGCCGCGATTGTGCCGTCCACGAAGGTGCCCACTGGCCCCGGCGTGGCGGGCTCCGCGTGGTGGGTCAACCCCGGCGGCGGCAAGGCGCACATCCGCTGGGTGCGCCCCGACGACAATGAGGCACAGCTGCTCAACGCCTTGGCCCGCATCGCGGCGCGCGGCGAGCTGAACCTTGGCGAGGGCACCAAGTTGGCCGGAACCTTCCGCACCCACGGATTGGTAGTGCCGGTGTTTGACCTCGACCCGGAGGTCGCCCCCGACACGTACGTGGCAGATCTTCAGCGCCTCAACGCAGAGATTGAGAAGGAATACGCAAACGACGCTCAGCTCTCCGCCGACGAGCGCAAGCAGTTGGAGAACATCAAGTCACGGCAAGTGACCATTTAA
- a CDS encoding glycerophosphodiester phosphodiesterase family protein, which translates to MTASVVTPAPPTTVEAGPHIIAHRGASGLYPESTPRAFQEALKLPIHGIECDVRLTRDGKLVVHHDNTVNRCSNGRGRVAKMDFSDMRELNYGTAEDPQRVLLLDELLDILDDHPGKHIYIETKHPTRYGPEVDEQTVRTLWHRGMLEDPRVHLISFSHRAMRYFADAVPDLETYYLFRLREKKWNKNNCMLSRPYGVGPGITHLKARRELLHFKGLKTYTWTVNNPADMRWCRDNRVDAFATDQPQLALEVLYPEALAASTGGYAGLHG; encoded by the coding sequence GTGACTGCTTCCGTCGTTACGCCAGCACCGCCAACAACCGTTGAGGCTGGCCCGCACATCATCGCGCACCGCGGGGCGAGTGGCCTGTACCCGGAGTCGACGCCGCGAGCGTTCCAAGAGGCGCTCAAGCTGCCGATCCACGGCATCGAGTGCGACGTACGCCTAACGCGCGACGGCAAGCTGGTGGTCCACCACGACAATACGGTTAACCGCTGCTCAAACGGCCGCGGTCGGGTGGCGAAGATGGATTTTAGCGACATGCGCGAGCTCAACTACGGTACGGCGGAGGACCCGCAGCGCGTCCTGCTTCTCGACGAGCTGCTGGACATCCTCGACGACCACCCCGGCAAGCACATCTACATTGAGACCAAGCACCCCACCCGCTACGGCCCCGAGGTCGATGAGCAGACCGTGCGCACCCTGTGGCACCGCGGGATGCTGGAGGACCCGCGTGTCCACCTGATCTCTTTCTCCCACCGCGCGATGCGCTACTTCGCGGACGCCGTGCCGGACCTTGAAACTTATTACCTGTTCCGTCTACGCGAGAAGAAGTGGAACAAAAACAACTGCATGCTTTCGCGTCCCTACGGCGTGGGCCCAGGCATCACGCACCTCAAGGCGCGCCGGGAACTGCTGCACTTCAAAGGCCTGAAGACCTACACCTGGACCGTGAACAACCCGGCGGATATGCGCTGGTGCCGCGACAACCGCGTGGACGCCTTCGCTACCGACCAGCCACAGCTGGCGCTAGAGGTCCTCTACCCAGAAGCGCTGGCGGCGTCGACGGGTGGGTACGCTGGTCTCCATGGCTAA
- a CDS encoding alpha/beta-hydrolase family protein, translating to MKFPSLSMLGSVALHAPLIAAEVLTDLTPGLRLAGVRRLPSNMAAGIVGAEAAAWSAVSPSLLPHPWWVTAANVGICQTAGHTVGTTVANVVDAVQGQLGVRPPSKWRHRLYMGTQITMSLATVGAYVSAARRRPEQAQLIDDSERASGLTYLGGIAAGSMGYGALLLIGEGIQIFADTFNKELRRWMPSYASWPLVVAGLGALGFLLGDKVVVRRILTNAYKNAEELNKEFLPGAPRPVEPQRSGSHASLERWRFLGRQGRAVVAGGPRARDIAAVMGPAPSPGGAAGASSAPSLFDGAAIKEPIRVFIGLKDRTPEEQAEKVLRELDRTDAWSRKAIAVLSSAGTGWISDYHTSGLEFLLRGDTAIAAMQYSFMPSAFSYASDREAPTRSASVLLAAIQERLDAMPADKRPRLYVGGESLGAYGISDSFDSPKAMLERIDGAVFTGTPGFTQAHSILTQSRDKGSPERVPVVDGGRHVRFAAHEDHLRHTFDGSDYANDWEFPRVVFAQHASDPVVWWDWPLLFRRPDWLREPGSRRVPAPDAQHLDVLHSMYWMPFVTWWQVGVDQLSSLEPEGGHGHQYWRETVAYWNAVLDAGATEEQIDAIYEWIHADSTKIRATNITDPSR from the coding sequence ATGAAATTTCCGTCGCTAAGCATGCTCGGCTCTGTGGCGCTCCACGCACCGCTGATTGCGGCGGAGGTGCTCACGGACCTCACGCCGGGCCTGCGGCTGGCGGGCGTGCGCCGGCTGCCGTCGAATATGGCGGCGGGAATCGTCGGCGCGGAAGCCGCAGCATGGAGCGCCGTCTCCCCCTCGCTGCTGCCGCACCCGTGGTGGGTCACCGCAGCTAACGTGGGCATTTGCCAAACCGCGGGGCACACCGTGGGCACCACTGTCGCGAACGTCGTCGACGCCGTGCAAGGCCAGCTCGGGGTGCGGCCGCCATCCAAGTGGCGGCACAGGCTGTACATGGGCACGCAGATCACCATGAGCTTGGCCACCGTGGGCGCCTACGTCAGCGCCGCTCGCCGCAGGCCAGAGCAAGCCCAGCTTATCGACGACTCCGAGCGCGCCTCCGGCCTCACCTACCTCGGCGGAATCGCGGCTGGTTCCATGGGGTACGGCGCACTGCTGCTGATCGGGGAGGGCATCCAGATTTTCGCCGACACCTTTAATAAGGAACTGCGCCGGTGGATGCCGTCCTACGCCTCGTGGCCACTCGTCGTGGCGGGGCTGGGCGCGCTTGGCTTCCTCCTCGGCGACAAGGTGGTCGTGCGGCGAATCCTCACCAATGCGTATAAGAACGCCGAGGAACTGAACAAGGAATTCCTGCCCGGCGCGCCACGCCCCGTCGAACCGCAGCGTTCTGGGTCACACGCGTCGTTGGAGCGCTGGCGTTTCCTCGGCCGCCAGGGCCGCGCCGTCGTCGCCGGCGGCCCGCGCGCCCGCGACATCGCCGCCGTCATGGGCCCGGCCCCGTCCCCTGGCGGCGCTGCCGGCGCCTCCTCTGCTCCATCCCTCTTTGATGGCGCTGCCATCAAAGAGCCCATCCGCGTCTTCATCGGCCTGAAAGACCGCACGCCGGAGGAGCAGGCCGAAAAGGTTCTGCGCGAACTTGACCGCACCGATGCCTGGTCGCGCAAAGCGATCGCGGTGTTGTCGTCGGCTGGCACGGGATGGATCAGTGACTATCACACCTCTGGCCTGGAGTTTCTCTTGCGCGGCGACACCGCTATCGCGGCGATGCAGTACTCCTTCATGCCGTCGGCGTTTTCCTATGCTTCCGACCGCGAAGCCCCGACGCGTTCGGCATCGGTGCTGCTCGCGGCGATCCAGGAGCGCCTTGACGCGATGCCCGCGGACAAGCGTCCCCGGCTTTACGTCGGCGGCGAATCCCTGGGCGCGTACGGCATCTCCGACTCCTTCGATTCCCCGAAGGCAATGCTCGAGCGTATCGACGGCGCCGTCTTCACCGGCACCCCCGGCTTCACCCAGGCCCATTCGATTTTGACCCAATCCCGCGACAAGGGCAGCCCGGAGCGCGTCCCCGTTGTCGACGGCGGGCGCCACGTCCGATTCGCCGCCCATGAGGACCACCTGCGCCACACTTTCGACGGCTCAGACTACGCCAACGACTGGGAGTTCCCCCGCGTCGTGTTCGCCCAACACGCCTCTGACCCGGTGGTGTGGTGGGACTGGCCCCTGTTGTTCCGCCGCCCCGACTGGCTGCGCGAACCCGGTTCCCGTCGTGTCCCCGCCCCGGACGCCCAGCACCTTGACGTCCTGCATTCCATGTATTGGATGCCCTTTGTCACCTGGTGGCAGGTGGGCGTCGACCAGCTGTCCTCACTCGAGCCCGAGGGCGGCCACGGCCACCAGTACTGGCGCGAAACCGTCGCCTACTGGAACGCAGTCCTGGACGCCGGCGCCACCGAGGAACAGATCGACGCCATCTACGAGTGGATCCACGCCGACTCCACCAAAATCCGCGCGACCAACATCACCGACCCCAGCCGCTAA
- a CDS encoding DUF559 domain-containing protein has translation MNMGLRKNDYGALLGGVVDKRDPAFRALMKKGMKPGTFVTVAGPYVCEHAAYKALRPYEKHWLRAFLRGKLAKKSIVMGKSAARLLGMPLILRSEEMVEFVTRATGHPQPPRGCVYRRASIEDHEITTVHGIAVTTPARTAIDIARYHGFADGLVAMDAFLREFGTREELEATLASMPRFKNKRLARSCIAFADADAQSAVESFARAALIEAGITGVSLQFPVEIYFVDLCIDGWLLIEIDGAVKYEEDTREALLRERQREKRILNLGYRMLRFSAKEIIAHPQGFVREVLKALGSRHT, from the coding sequence ATGAATATGGGTTTGAGAAAAAATGATTATGGGGCGTTGCTGGGTGGGGTCGTCGATAAGCGTGATCCTGCGTTTAGAGCATTGATGAAGAAGGGCATGAAACCTGGGACCTTTGTGACGGTAGCGGGCCCGTACGTGTGCGAGCATGCAGCGTACAAGGCGCTTCGACCGTATGAAAAGCACTGGTTGCGCGCGTTTCTTCGGGGGAAGCTGGCCAAGAAGTCAATCGTCATGGGTAAATCGGCGGCTCGGTTGCTTGGGATGCCGCTGATTTTGCGGTCAGAGGAGATGGTCGAGTTTGTCACGAGGGCGACGGGCCATCCGCAGCCGCCGCGGGGGTGTGTGTACCGACGGGCGTCCATCGAGGACCATGAGATCACGACGGTCCACGGTATTGCGGTGACGACCCCCGCGCGGACGGCAATCGACATTGCCAGATACCACGGCTTCGCCGACGGCTTGGTGGCGATGGACGCGTTCCTGCGTGAGTTCGGCACTCGCGAGGAGCTTGAGGCCACGCTGGCTTCAATGCCACGGTTCAAGAACAAAAGGCTCGCCCGCAGCTGCATCGCCTTCGCGGACGCGGATGCGCAGTCAGCGGTAGAAAGTTTCGCGCGCGCAGCGTTGATTGAGGCCGGGATCACCGGCGTTAGCCTGCAGTTTCCTGTCGAGATTTACTTTGTTGACCTGTGCATTGACGGCTGGTTGTTGATCGAAATCGACGGCGCCGTCAAATACGAGGAGGACACCCGTGAGGCATTGCTGCGGGAGCGCCAGCGGGAGAAGAGGATTCTCAACCTGGGGTATCGGATGCTTCGTTTTTCGGCGAAGGAGATCATTGCACATCCCCAGGGGTTTGTCCGGGAGGTTCTCAAGGCCCTGGGGTCCCGGCACACGTAG
- the msrA gene encoding peptide-methionine (S)-S-oxide reductase MsrA, with protein MFFPFGRSPELVDKHDALPGRPEPILPHPAPHAVLGTPITGPWNEGHKRLLVGLGCFWGAEKMFWETPGVEATSVGYGGGVTPNPTYREVCSGQTNHVELVEVVYDPARVGLKDLVRAALEAHDPTQGFRQGNDVGTQYRSAFYTDTEAEAEQIRGWIAEYQQSLSSAGFGQITTEVASVERDGVTYYLAEDEHQQYLHKVPNGYCPHHSTGVACGI; from the coding sequence ATGTTCTTCCCGTTTGGTCGTAGTCCTGAACTCGTCGATAAGCATGACGCCCTGCCGGGCCGCCCGGAGCCGATTCTGCCGCACCCCGCGCCCCACGCTGTGCTGGGGACGCCGATTACGGGGCCGTGGAACGAGGGGCACAAACGCCTGCTCGTGGGGCTGGGATGCTTCTGGGGGGCGGAGAAAATGTTCTGGGAAACCCCCGGTGTGGAGGCCACGTCGGTGGGCTACGGCGGCGGGGTGACGCCCAACCCGACGTACCGCGAAGTGTGCTCGGGGCAGACGAACCACGTGGAACTGGTCGAAGTGGTCTACGACCCCGCGCGGGTTGGCCTGAAGGATCTCGTGCGCGCCGCGCTGGAGGCGCACGACCCGACGCAGGGCTTCCGGCAGGGAAACGACGTGGGCACGCAGTACCGCTCCGCGTTCTACACCGACACCGAAGCCGAGGCGGAGCAGATCCGCGGCTGGATCGCTGAGTACCAACAGTCGCTGAGCAGCGCCGGGTTCGGGCAGATCACCACCGAAGTCGCCAGCGTCGAGCGCGACGGCGTCACCTACTACCTAGCCGAGGACGAACACCAGCAGTACCTACACAAGGTGCCTAACGGGTACTGCCCGCACCACTCCACCGGGGTCGCCTGCGGGATTTAG
- a CDS encoding superoxide dismutase yields the protein MAVYELPELPYAYDALEPHISAEIMELHHSKHHATYVAGANAALEAIEAERNGEANPDKLRALSKNLAFNLGGHTNHSIFWQNMSPNGGGEPTGELAAAIERDFGSFEGFKKQFAGVATSIQGSGWAVLGYDHIAGRLIIQQMTDQQGNISVDFTPVLMLDMWEHAFYLQYKNVKPDYVAAWWNVVNWDDVAQCLAKAAA from the coding sequence ATGGCTGTTTACGAACTTCCTGAGCTCCCCTACGCATACGACGCACTGGAGCCGCACATTTCCGCTGAGATCATGGAGCTGCACCACTCCAAGCACCACGCAACCTACGTTGCTGGCGCAAACGCTGCCCTCGAGGCCATCGAGGCTGAGCGTAACGGTGAGGCTAACCCGGACAAGCTGCGCGCGCTGTCCAAGAACCTCGCGTTCAACCTGGGTGGCCACACCAACCACTCCATTTTCTGGCAGAACATGAGCCCGAACGGTGGCGGCGAGCCGACCGGTGAGCTGGCTGCTGCTATCGAGCGTGACTTCGGCTCCTTCGAGGGCTTCAAGAAGCAGTTCGCTGGCGTTGCTACTTCCATCCAGGGTTCCGGCTGGGCTGTGCTTGGCTACGACCACATCGCTGGCCGCCTGATCATCCAACAGATGACTGACCAGCAGGGCAACATCTCCGTGGACTTCACCCCGGTTCTCATGCTGGACATGTGGGAGCACGCTTTCTACCTGCAGTACAAGAACGTGAAGCCGGACTACGTTGCGGCATGGTGGAACGTTGTCAACTGGGACGACGTCGCGCAGTGCCTGGCAAAGGCCGCTGCCTAA
- a CDS encoding MFS transporter: MFAAGLSIFNSLYFVQAMLPTFVDELGMSEAEAALAVSATTGMLALFIVPASILSERFGRGRVLVISAPLAAAVGLALPLATNGAQLIALRAVQGVAIAGTPAVAMTWISEEMSPSAAPGAMGLYVSGSSIGGLLGRLIPAFAVDFVGWRWAVLLASLSALACSVAMAFLLPAQRNFTPKPLRVGREFSAMANHLRNPRLLGLYAVGFLGMGTFVSVYNMFGFRAVDFFGLPAALSALIYLTYLSGTWSSARAGRYIRTFGRGRVVLGTAVIMLVGSVLLVSSSLWATVIGLLGFTAAFFALHSGASGWVGQVASRDRAEASSLYLLFYYVGSSVVGAATGWLFMHVGWGGFTAAIVGLLVVLVGVTVALALAERAEGRERK, from the coding sequence ATGTTTGCAGCCGGGCTGTCTATTTTTAATTCCCTGTACTTCGTGCAGGCGATGCTGCCGACGTTCGTGGATGAGCTCGGAATGAGTGAAGCCGAGGCGGCCCTGGCGGTGTCGGCAACGACGGGGATGTTGGCGTTGTTCATCGTGCCGGCCTCGATCCTGTCGGAGCGTTTTGGCCGCGGCAGGGTGTTGGTTATTTCGGCGCCGCTCGCCGCGGCGGTGGGCTTAGCGCTGCCACTGGCCACGAATGGTGCGCAGCTCATTGCGTTGCGCGCAGTGCAGGGCGTTGCCATCGCGGGAACGCCGGCGGTGGCCATGACCTGGATTTCGGAGGAAATGTCCCCGTCGGCCGCACCAGGGGCGATGGGGCTGTATGTGTCTGGGTCGTCGATAGGCGGCCTGCTCGGTCGCCTCATTCCAGCCTTCGCGGTGGACTTTGTGGGGTGGCGCTGGGCGGTGCTGTTGGCGTCGTTAAGCGCGCTGGCCTGCTCTGTCGCAATGGCGTTCCTGCTGCCTGCGCAGCGGAACTTCACGCCGAAGCCGCTGCGGGTGGGACGCGAATTTTCTGCGATGGCCAATCACCTGCGTAATCCGCGCCTGCTGGGGCTGTACGCGGTGGGATTTTTGGGCATGGGGACGTTCGTGAGCGTGTACAACATGTTCGGGTTCCGCGCGGTGGATTTCTTCGGTCTACCCGCGGCGCTTTCTGCGCTGATCTATCTGACGTACTTGTCGGGAACGTGGTCGTCGGCACGCGCGGGGCGCTATATTCGCACGTTCGGTCGGGGCCGGGTGGTGCTGGGTACCGCCGTGATCATGCTGGTGGGCTCGGTGCTGTTGGTGTCTAGCTCATTGTGGGCGACGGTGATTGGTCTGCTGGGCTTCACCGCGGCATTCTTTGCGCTGCACTCTGGCGCCTCTGGCTGGGTGGGGCAGGTAGCCAGCCGCGACCGGGCGGAGGCGTCGAGTTTGTACCTGCTGTTCTACTACGTGGGGTCCTCTGTTGTTGGTGCAGCAACGGGGTGGTTGTTCATGCACGTCGGGTGGGGCGGATTTACCGCGGCGATCGTGGGCCTGCTGGTCGTGCTCGTCGGGGTGACGGTGGCGCTTGCGCTGGCGGAGCGTGCAGAAGGAAGAGAGCGGAAATAG
- a CDS encoding TM0106 family RecB-like putative nuclease encodes MARTQFVRAGDLVGCRYRLRQRLAHPDVPPLPDAIARQPRINAARAAVFDALPVRRALGDGRSKRFTRVDLDPALEQGELEIQTAAAMKRRANLITNAVLTGEIDGVAVVAEIDILVRRVDGTYLPVMVSNHRVARAHPRATMRYIPTARLGLGAPLEVGAKLRHRTLDGYRVAMAELLLRERGLASGEAAVIGQDRERAYIGDVDRYVLALRTALAQHTPTQPRRLKQCASCRFWALCEPELRAMDDISLVYPGERARALRDRGLNTVEAVIDQRLGEPSEVAAAWRAGIPVLARQQARSMARDFPRADVEIDVDMEAYLDQGAYLWGAFDGTSYHGFATWDDVGGASEEANFVEFWTWLMGRREAALREGKTFRAYCYAAGGENHWMTTSARRFSAIDAGEVSSFIASDEWVDVFPWVNRMLVGTEGLGLKIVGPTAGFTWSDDDVDGERSVALRLTARGNGPDALAARDMLLRYNEDDCRATSAVRAFLRAGAPGIPVLGHVLPELPSDQSDQSYQ; translated from the coding sequence ATGGCGCGCACGCAGTTCGTGCGCGCGGGGGACCTCGTTGGCTGCCGGTACCGTCTGCGCCAGCGGCTCGCTCACCCGGATGTTCCGCCGCTGCCGGATGCGATCGCGCGGCAACCCCGCATCAATGCAGCTCGCGCCGCAGTTTTTGACGCGCTGCCCGTGCGCAGAGCGCTTGGCGACGGCAGGTCCAAGCGTTTCACCCGCGTCGACCTTGATCCGGCGCTGGAACAGGGCGAACTGGAAATTCAGACCGCCGCAGCGATGAAGCGACGTGCGAACCTGATTACTAACGCGGTGCTCACCGGCGAGATTGACGGCGTGGCGGTGGTCGCGGAGATTGACATTCTTGTCCGCCGCGTTGATGGGACGTACCTGCCGGTGATGGTGTCGAATCACCGCGTCGCGCGGGCTCACCCCCGGGCGACTATGCGCTACATCCCTACCGCACGGCTTGGGTTGGGTGCACCGCTGGAAGTTGGTGCGAAACTTCGCCACCGCACCCTGGACGGGTACCGGGTGGCCATGGCGGAGCTGCTTCTGCGTGAACGCGGTCTCGCGAGCGGCGAGGCTGCCGTGATCGGTCAAGACCGGGAGCGCGCCTACATCGGCGATGTTGACCGCTACGTTCTTGCGTTGCGCACTGCGCTGGCCCAGCACACGCCGACGCAACCGCGTCGGTTGAAGCAGTGCGCCAGCTGCCGTTTCTGGGCGCTGTGCGAGCCCGAACTACGCGCAATGGATGACATTTCCCTGGTGTACCCGGGTGAACGGGCGCGGGCCTTACGCGACCGCGGGCTCAACACCGTGGAGGCAGTGATCGATCAGCGCCTCGGTGAACCCAGTGAGGTCGCCGCCGCGTGGCGCGCCGGGATCCCGGTGCTTGCTCGCCAGCAGGCCCGCAGCATGGCGCGGGATTTCCCGCGCGCCGATGTAGAGATTGACGTGGACATGGAAGCGTACTTGGACCAGGGCGCGTACCTGTGGGGTGCGTTCGATGGAACCTCGTACCACGGCTTCGCCACCTGGGATGACGTCGGTGGTGCGTCCGAAGAGGCCAACTTCGTTGAGTTCTGGACCTGGCTCATGGGGCGTCGTGAGGCGGCTTTGCGTGAGGGTAAAACCTTCCGTGCATACTGCTACGCCGCGGGCGGTGAGAACCACTGGATGACCACGTCTGCGCGCCGCTTTTCTGCGATCGACGCCGGCGAAGTCTCCTCCTTCATCGCCTCCGATGAATGGGTCGATGTGTTCCCCTGGGTCAACCGCATGCTGGTGGGTACGGAAGGGCTGGGACTCAAAATCGTCGGACCAACGGCTGGTTTTACCTGGTCAGACGATGACGTTGATGGGGAGCGTTCCGTTGCCCTCCGCCTCACCGCACGCGGCAACGGGCCGGACGCGCTTGCGGCCCGGGACATGCTCCTGCGCTACAACGAGGACGACTGCCGCGCCACCTCGGCCGTGCGGGCCTTTCTCCGCGCGGGCGCGCCGGGCATCCCGGTGCTCGGGCACGTTCTCCCTGAGCTGCCCAGCGATCAAAGCGATCAAAGCTATCAATAA
- a CDS encoding DUF6474 family protein — MGLFEAIRKARAKTKAEIKAAEAHARQAAKEEAKNDKRTAKLLDKAEKRLLKEEKQGLKRKRKHEADLAKKELQKIREGGLTKKKAKQWVGAARILLPVLIPLAYRAITQYQDRQISQRAQAAGLSTNEMARFSTEGAELKGRIRAVRDSLDDSNGKLNDSFRTDVEVRLDELETAVNNVEQMNNEQRRLAHESIDRDINRLTAEIHQKLTK; from the coding sequence ATGGGACTGTTCGAGGCCATCCGCAAGGCCCGCGCGAAGACGAAGGCTGAGATCAAGGCCGCAGAAGCTCACGCCCGTCAGGCCGCCAAGGAAGAGGCGAAGAACGACAAGCGCACCGCGAAACTGCTGGACAAGGCAGAAAAGCGCCTGCTCAAGGAAGAAAAGCAGGGCCTGAAGCGTAAGCGCAAGCACGAGGCCGACCTTGCTAAGAAGGAGCTTCAGAAGATCCGGGAAGGCGGCCTGACCAAGAAGAAGGCGAAGCAGTGGGTCGGCGCCGCACGTATCCTTCTGCCGGTCCTGATCCCGCTTGCGTACCGCGCGATCACGCAGTACCAAGACCGCCAGATTTCTCAGCGCGCGCAAGCAGCTGGCTTATCGACGAATGAGATGGCGCGTTTCTCCACCGAAGGCGCTGAGTTGAAGGGCCGCATTCGGGCAGTACGCGACTCCCTGGATGATTCCAACGGCAAACTCAATGACTCATTCCGCACCGACGTGGAGGTCCGCCTCGACGAGCTGGAGACCGCCGTGAACAACGTGGAGCAGATGAACAACGAGCAACGACGCCTCGCTCATGAGTCCATCGACCGTGACATCAACCGCTTGACGGCTGAGATTCACCAGAAGCTGACGAAGTAA
- a CDS encoding response regulator transcription factor encodes MIRVLLADDHEIVRLGLRAILEEAEDIIVVGEVATAEGAISTAQAGGIDVILMDLRFGAGAQGTRVTTGAEATAEIRRTMDNPPKVLMVTNYDTDADILGAIEAGAVGYLLKDAPPQELLAAVRSTARGDQAMSSVVRERLETRDRTPRSSLTPRELEVLQLVAEGSSNREIGQKLMLSEATVKSHLVHIYDKLGVRSRTSAVASAREQGVL; translated from the coding sequence ATGATTCGCGTCTTGCTTGCTGATGACCACGAAATAGTCCGCCTTGGCCTGCGCGCCATCTTGGAAGAAGCGGAGGATATCATCGTGGTCGGTGAGGTAGCCACCGCCGAGGGCGCTATTTCAACTGCGCAGGCCGGCGGCATTGACGTGATCCTCATGGACCTGCGGTTCGGCGCCGGAGCCCAGGGCACGCGTGTGACCACCGGCGCGGAAGCTACGGCGGAAATCCGCCGCACCATGGATAACCCGCCGAAGGTCCTGATGGTGACCAACTATGACACGGACGCGGACATCCTCGGAGCGATCGAGGCTGGCGCCGTGGGCTACCTTCTCAAAGACGCCCCGCCGCAGGAGCTTCTTGCTGCAGTGCGCTCGACCGCCCGCGGCGACCAAGCCATGTCCTCCGTCGTGCGCGAGCGCCTTGAAACCCGCGACCGCACCCCGCGATCTTCTCTCACCCCGCGTGAACTGGAAGTCCTCCAACTCGTGGCAGAGGGATCCTCCAACCGCGAAATCGGTCAGAAACTCATGCTGTCTGAGGCGACAGTGAAATCCCACCTCGTCCACATTTACGACAAACTGGGTGTACGCTCCCGCACCTCGGCGGTGGCCTCGGCACGTGAGCAAGGTGTGTTGTAG